The following coding sequences lie in one Mustelus asterias chromosome 8, sMusAst1.hap1.1, whole genome shotgun sequence genomic window:
- the LOC144496738 gene encoding tubulin beta-4B chain isoform X1: MSKLANVAIRLVPRNLYLDPGAKLMGSSFGVAGVLFWEVISDEHGIDPTGTYHGDSDLQLDRINVYYNEASGGKYVPRAILVDLEPGTMDSVRSGPFGQIFRPDNFVFGQSGAGNNWAKGHYTEGAELVDSVLDVVRKEAESCDCLQGFQLTHSLGGGTGSGMGTLLISKIREEYPDRIMNTFSVVPSPKVSDTVVEPYNATLSVHQLVENTDETYCIDNEALYDICFRTLKLTTPTYGDLNHLVSATMSGVTTCLRFPGQLNADLRKLAVNMVPFPRLHFFMPGFAPLTSRGSQQYRALTVPELTQQVFDAKNMMAACDPRHGRYLTVAAVFRGRMSMKEVDEQMLNVQNKNSSYFVEWIPNNVKTAVCDIPPRGLKMAVTFIGNSTAIQELFKRISEQFTAMFRRKAFLHWYTGEGMDEMEFTEAESNMNDLVSEYQQYQDATAEEEGEFEEEIEQDEA, translated from the exons TTCTGGGAAGTAATCAGTGATGAACATGGCATTGACCCCACTGGTACCTACCACGGCGACAGTGACCTCCAGCTCGACCGCATTAATGTCTACTACAATGAGGCATCAG GAGGTAAATATGTTCCCCGTGCCATTCTGGTGGACTTGGAGCCCGGCACGATGGACTCGGTGCGATCAGGACCATTTGGACAGATCTTCAGACCAGATAACTTTGTGTTTG GCCAGAGTGGAGCAGGGAACAACTGGGCCAAGGGCCACTACACGGAAGGTGCTGAGCTGGTTGACTCTGTGCTGGACGTTGTGAGGAAGGAGGCTGAGAGCTGTGACTGTCTGCAGGGCTTCCAGCTCACCCACTCGCTGGGCGGTGGCACCGGCTCGGGCATGGGTACCCTCCTCATCAGCAAGATCCGCGAAGAGTACCCCGACCGGATCATGAACACTTTCAGTGTGGTGCCCTCACCAAAAGTGTCCGACACGGTGGTGGAGCCTTACAACGCCACGCTCTCGGTTCACCAGCTGGTGGAGAACACAGATGAGACCTATTGCATTGACAATGAGGCTCTGTACGACATCTGCTTCCGCACCCTGAAGCTCACCACCCCCACGTACGGCGACCTCAACCATCTCGTCTCCGCCACCATGAGCGGCGTCACCACCTGCCTCCGCTTCCCCGGGCAGCTCAACGCTGACCTGCGCAAGCTGGCCGTCAACATGGTGCCCTTCCCCCGCCTCCACTTCTTCATGCCCGGCTTCGCCCCCCTCACCAGCCGTGGCAGCCAGCAATACCGGGCCCTGACGGTGCCCGAGCTCACCCAGCAGGTGTTCGACGCCAAGAACATGATGGCGGCCTGCGACCCGCGCCACGGGCGCTACCTGACGGTGGCCGCTGTCTTCCGCGGGCGCATGTCCATGAAGGAGGTGGACGAGCAGATGCTCAACGTCCAGAACAAGAACAGCAGCTACTTTGTGGAGTGGATCCCCAACAACGTCAAGACGGCCGTGTGCGACATCCCGCCCCGCGGCCTCAAGATGGCCGTCACCTTCATCGGCAACAGCACCGCCATCCAGGAGCTCTTCAAGCGCATCTCAGAGCAGTTCACCGCCATGTTCCGGCGCAAGGCCTTCCTCCACTGGTACACCGGCGAGGGCATGGACGAGATGGAGTTCACCGAGGCAGAGAGCAACATGAACGACCTGGTCTCCGAGTACCAACAATACCAGGACGCCACGGCGGAGGAAGAGGGAGAATTCGAAGAAGAGATTGAACAAGATGAGGCCTGA
- the LOC144496738 gene encoding tubulin beta chain isoform X2 produces the protein MREIVHVQAGQCGNQIGAKFWEVISDEHGIDPTGTYHGDSDLQLDRINVYYNEASGGKYVPRAILVDLEPGTMDSVRSGPFGQIFRPDNFVFGQSGAGNNWAKGHYTEGAELVDSVLDVVRKEAESCDCLQGFQLTHSLGGGTGSGMGTLLISKIREEYPDRIMNTFSVVPSPKVSDTVVEPYNATLSVHQLVENTDETYCIDNEALYDICFRTLKLTTPTYGDLNHLVSATMSGVTTCLRFPGQLNADLRKLAVNMVPFPRLHFFMPGFAPLTSRGSQQYRALTVPELTQQVFDAKNMMAACDPRHGRYLTVAAVFRGRMSMKEVDEQMLNVQNKNSSYFVEWIPNNVKTAVCDIPPRGLKMAVTFIGNSTAIQELFKRISEQFTAMFRRKAFLHWYTGEGMDEMEFTEAESNMNDLVSEYQQYQDATAEEEGEFEEEIEQDEA, from the exons TTCTGGGAAGTAATCAGTGATGAACATGGCATTGACCCCACTGGTACCTACCACGGCGACAGTGACCTCCAGCTCGACCGCATTAATGTCTACTACAATGAGGCATCAG GAGGTAAATATGTTCCCCGTGCCATTCTGGTGGACTTGGAGCCCGGCACGATGGACTCGGTGCGATCAGGACCATTTGGACAGATCTTCAGACCAGATAACTTTGTGTTTG GCCAGAGTGGAGCAGGGAACAACTGGGCCAAGGGCCACTACACGGAAGGTGCTGAGCTGGTTGACTCTGTGCTGGACGTTGTGAGGAAGGAGGCTGAGAGCTGTGACTGTCTGCAGGGCTTCCAGCTCACCCACTCGCTGGGCGGTGGCACCGGCTCGGGCATGGGTACCCTCCTCATCAGCAAGATCCGCGAAGAGTACCCCGACCGGATCATGAACACTTTCAGTGTGGTGCCCTCACCAAAAGTGTCCGACACGGTGGTGGAGCCTTACAACGCCACGCTCTCGGTTCACCAGCTGGTGGAGAACACAGATGAGACCTATTGCATTGACAATGAGGCTCTGTACGACATCTGCTTCCGCACCCTGAAGCTCACCACCCCCACGTACGGCGACCTCAACCATCTCGTCTCCGCCACCATGAGCGGCGTCACCACCTGCCTCCGCTTCCCCGGGCAGCTCAACGCTGACCTGCGCAAGCTGGCCGTCAACATGGTGCCCTTCCCCCGCCTCCACTTCTTCATGCCCGGCTTCGCCCCCCTCACCAGCCGTGGCAGCCAGCAATACCGGGCCCTGACGGTGCCCGAGCTCACCCAGCAGGTGTTCGACGCCAAGAACATGATGGCGGCCTGCGACCCGCGCCACGGGCGCTACCTGACGGTGGCCGCTGTCTTCCGCGGGCGCATGTCCATGAAGGAGGTGGACGAGCAGATGCTCAACGTCCAGAACAAGAACAGCAGCTACTTTGTGGAGTGGATCCCCAACAACGTCAAGACGGCCGTGTGCGACATCCCGCCCCGCGGCCTCAAGATGGCCGTCACCTTCATCGGCAACAGCACCGCCATCCAGGAGCTCTTCAAGCGCATCTCAGAGCAGTTCACCGCCATGTTCCGGCGCAAGGCCTTCCTCCACTGGTACACCGGCGAGGGCATGGACGAGATGGAGTTCACCGAGGCAGAGAGCAACATGAACGACCTGGTCTCCGAGTACCAACAATACCAGGACGCCACGGCGGAGGAAGAGGGAGAATTCGAAGAAGAGATTGAACAAGATGAGGCCTGA